Within Streptomyces roseirectus, the genomic segment GGACCGGAGGGGCTGGGGCGCCTGTGACGCCGGGGGCGCCGGTCGGGCCGCCGGTGGGGGCTCCTGTGCCGGGGGTTCCTGCTCCGGGGGTGCCCTTGGGGAGCGGGTTCGAGCTTCAGGCGCCGGGGCAGGGCGGGAGTGGGGATCTGGACAGTCCGGCGACCATGCGGATCTCCTCCGCCGCGTTGAAGCGGGAGATCGCCGAGCGGGGTGGCGAGGCCGAGGGTGGCGCGCCTGGTGCCGCCTCGGCGGAGTCCTTCGGGAACGGTTCGGACAGTGGTGCCGGAGCAGAGGGTGTCGCTCAGGGCGCCCCCGCCGACGGTGGTTCCGCCGGCCCCGCCGCCGATCTCGCCGGTTCCGCCGACCCCGTCAGCCCGATCAGCCCCGCCGAGCAGGGCACCGAGCCGGGCTCCGAGACCCCGGCCGCCGAAGAGCAGAGCGGTGACGACGAGGCCGTCCAGGGACAGGGCGTCGAGTCCGACGCCGAGAGCGGTGACTCCGCCGCCAGCCCTCAGGCTCAGGCCACCGGCCCGGACGCCGAGTCCGCTGACCAGGTCGCTGCTCAGGCCGCCGACTCGGGCACCGCGCCCGAGGGCCAAGCGTCCGCACCTGAGACCGAGGCGCAGACGTCCGCGTCTGAGGCCGGGACCGACGCTCAGGTGACCGCGCCCGAGGACAACGCCCAGACGCCCGGGCCCGGGGCCGACACCCAGACGTCCGCACCTGAGGCCAACGCCCAGGTGCCCGCGTCTGAAACCGGCGCCCAGGACTCCGCGCCCACCGCCGAGTCCGACGCCCCGGCCGCTCCCGAAGCCCAGCCCGCCGCCCCGGCCCCCGCAGCCGACGGTGCCACCCCCGCGCCCCAGGACGGCTCCTGGCCTCTGCCCGCGCCCGCCGTCCCCCCGCTCCCCCCGTCCTACGAGCCCGCTGCCCCGGCTCCGGCCGCCCAGTGGCCCGCTCAGCCTCAGCTGGGCGCCCAGCCTCAGCCGGGTGCCCAGCCCCCGCAGGTTCCGCCGGGCGCACCAGGCACGCCCCCGAACTGGCCCCCGGCGCAGCCGGGTTACGGCTTCCCGCAGCCGTCCGCGACCCCCCAGCAGTCGGCCACTCCCCCGGCGGGCTACGGCTTCCCCCAGCCCCCGGCCACGGCCCCCGACGCCAACCCCCAGGCCGGTTACGGCTTCCCGCAGCCCCAGCAGCCGGGCACGCCCCCGACGCCGCCCGGCGCTCCGGCGGGCTACGGCTTCCCCCACCCCCAACAGCCTGGCGCCACACCCCCCAACGCCCCGGCGGGCCCCGGTTTCCCGCAGCCGCCGGCCGCGAGCCCGGCATCCACGAGCCCGGCATCCGCAGCACCCACCGCGCCCCCGGCGACCCCGCCCACACCCCCCGGCCCTCCGGCCGGTTACGGCTTCCCCCACCCCGCGACCACCCCCACACCGCACCCCGGCGCCGCCCCCACGCCCCCCGCCGGTCACGGCTTCCCCCAGCCCACGCCTCCCGGCACCCCGGCTGGCCAGCCCCTCCCGGACGCCCAGCCGCCCACGGCACCCCCCACTCCCCCGGCGGGCTACGGCTTCCCCCAGCCGGGAGCCACCCAGCAGCCGACACCCCCCGCTCCCCCTGCGGGCCACGGCTTCCCCCAGCCGGAAGGCGCCCAGCAGCCGACACCCCCCGCTCCTCCGGCGGGTTACGGCTTCCCGCAGCCGTCCGCGAACCCCCAGCAGCAGCCGGCCACTCCCCCCGCGAGCTACGGCTTCCCCCAGCCGGGAGCCACCCAGCAGCCGATGCCTCCCGGCGCCCCGGCGGGCTACGGCTTCCCGCAGCCGCAGCCCCCGGCCACGGCCCCCAACGCCAACCCCCAAGCCGGTTACGGCTTCCCCCAGCCCCAACAACCGGCCCCCCAGCAGCCGGCACCCCCGCAGCCCGCCCCCAACCCCGGCTTCCCGCAGCCCCCCGCCGGCCAAGCGGCCCCCGTCGACCCCCGCACCGGCATGGCCTGGCCGCAGCCCCTCCAGCACGACCAGCGGCAGCCGGTGAACCCCGGGGCGGCGCCGCTCGGTTACACCGCCGCCGTCGAGCTCTCCTCGGACCGGCTGCTGAACAACAAGAAGCAGAAGGCGAAGAGCAGCAGGCCGGGCGCGGGTGGCTCGCGGTTCAAGCTGGGCGGGAAGAAGGAGGAGGCGGAGCGGCAGCGGAAGCTGGACCTGATCCGGACGCCCGTGCTGTCGTGCTACCGGATCGCGGTGATCAGCCTGAAGGGCGGCGTGGGGAAGACCACGACGACGACGGCGCTCGGCTCGACCCTGGCCACCGAGCGGCAGGACAAGATCCTCGCGATCGACGCGAACCCGGACGCCGGCACGCTGGGCCGGCGTGTGCGGCGGGAGACGGGGGCGACGATCCGGGACCTCGTCCAGGCGATCCCGTACCTCAACTCGTACATGGACATCAGGCGGTTCACCTCGCAGGCCCCCTCGGGCCTGGAGATCATCGCCAACGACGTCGACCCGGCCGTCTCGACGACGTTCAACGACGAGGACTACCGGCGGGCCATAGACGTCCTGGGCAACCAGTACCCGATCATCCTCACGGACTCCGGCACCGGTCTGCTCTACAGCGCGATGCGCGGTGTCCTCGACCTCGCCGACCAGCTGATCATCATCTCCACCCCGTCCGTCGACGGCGCGTCCAGCGCGAGCACCACCCTGGACTGGCTCTCGGCGCACGGTTACGCGGACCTCGTCGCCCGGTCCCTGACGGTCATCTCCGGGGTCCGCGAGACCGGCAAGATGATCAAGGTGGAGGACA encodes:
- a CDS encoding AAA family ATPase, whose translation is MRISSAALKREIAERGGEAEGGAPGAASAESFGNGSDSGAGAEGVAQGAPADGGSAGPAADLAGSADPVSPISPAEQGTEPGSETPAAEEQSGDDEAVQGQGVESDAESGDSAASPQAQATGPDAESADQVAAQAADSGTAPEGQASAPETEAQTSASEAGTDAQVTAPEDNAQTPGPGADTQTSAPEANAQVPASETGAQDSAPTAESDAPAAPEAQPAAPAPAADGATPAPQDGSWPLPAPAVPPLPPSYEPAAPAPAAQWPAQPQLGAQPQPGAQPPQVPPGAPGTPPNWPPAQPGYGFPQPSATPQQSATPPAGYGFPQPPATAPDANPQAGYGFPQPQQPGTPPTPPGAPAGYGFPHPQQPGATPPNAPAGPGFPQPPAASPASTSPASAAPTAPPATPPTPPGPPAGYGFPHPATTPTPHPGAAPTPPAGHGFPQPTPPGTPAGQPLPDAQPPTAPPTPPAGYGFPQPGATQQPTPPAPPAGHGFPQPEGAQQPTPPAPPAGYGFPQPSANPQQQPATPPASYGFPQPGATQQPMPPGAPAGYGFPQPQPPATAPNANPQAGYGFPQPQQPAPQQPAPPQPAPNPGFPQPPAGQAAPVDPRTGMAWPQPLQHDQRQPVNPGAAPLGYTAAVELSSDRLLNNKKQKAKSSRPGAGGSRFKLGGKKEEAERQRKLDLIRTPVLSCYRIAVISLKGGVGKTTTTTALGSTLATERQDKILAIDANPDAGTLGRRVRRETGATIRDLVQAIPYLNSYMDIRRFTSQAPSGLEIIANDVDPAVSTTFNDEDYRRAIDVLGNQYPIILTDSGTGLLYSAMRGVLDLADQLIIISTPSVDGASSASTTLDWLSAHGYADLVARSLTVISGVRETGKMIKVEDIVSHFETRCRGVVVVPFDEHLAAGAEVDLDMMRPKVREAYFHLASLVAEDFVRHQQSHGLWTSDGNPPPVAAPPMPGQQMPPYPGQPYPQQGQQPYPPYQPPRQ